Within Runella rosea, the genomic segment GCAGTACATAACGGGAATGGTGAAGTTTCTGACCACCAACGGATTTGATTGTTTGGCTTGGAATTACCGAAGTTGCAGCGGCGAAATAAACCGCCAACTGCGATTTTATCACAGCGGCGAAACCACCGATCTGGAATTTGTGATTCAACACGCGCTCGCCAAAGGCTACACCGAAATCAACCTGATGGGGTTTAGTTTGGGAGGAAATGTGACATTGAAATACGTCGGCGAAAACGGAGCAAACATCCATCCAGCCATCAAAAAAGCGGTGGCATTTAGCGTGCCGATGGATTTATTGGCTTGTAGCCGCAATATCGAAAAACCAGAAAATAAAATCTATTTGTGGCGATTCTTAAAATCGCTAAAACCCAAAGTAACGGCAAAAGCCCAACAATATCCTGAGCATTTTGATTTAAACAAGTGGAAATACGTCAAAACATTCTGGGATTTTGACCACGTTTATACAGGACCACTGCACGGGTTTGAAGGGGCCGATGATTATTACCAGAAAAGCAGTTCCAAAGGTTTTATTCACGCAGCGGCCATCCCAACGCTCATCGTCAACGCCGTCAACGACCCTCTGGTACCCTATCAAAGCCTACCTGCCGATGTAATTGCAAATATGCCCAACGTGTGGCTGGAACTCACGCAGTCTGGCGGGCATTGTGGTTTTAGACCTGATACTTTTAGCCACAAAGACGCGTATTGGTCGGAAGTTCGGGCGTTAACATTTCTCACTGAGCCATGAATGCCCTGATTCTTGCGGGTGGACGCAGCACGCGGATGGGCACCGACAAAAGTCTGTTGACGTATCATCATCAACCCCAATGGCGCTATTTATATGAATTGCTGACGCCGTACTGTTCTACCGTTTTTATCTCCTGCCGAGCCGACCAAAAAGATAATTTTGACAGTTTCCCCTGCTTGATTGATACACGTGAAATCGGGCCATTGGGGGGGATTTTGTCGGCGTTTGAACATAGTCCAAACGAAGCATGGCTGGTTATGGCCTGTGATATGCCTCTTGTAGCGCCAGAAACGATTGCTTTTTTGGTCAATCATCGCCAATCCAATCAAATAGCTACGGCCTTTCAACACCCCGAAACCCTGTTTCCTGAACCTTTATTAACCATTTGGGAGCCTCAAAGTTATCAATCAATCCAAGCACAATTTCAGCAAAACCGCTTTTCACCACTGCAAATTCTAAAAAAAGCCAACGTCCATTTGATACCCTGCCCTACACCCCGTTGGCTCCAAAACATCAATACACCAGAAGATTTCAAAAATACGACTGGGCAATAATTTTGACGGACTGAAAATACCCATTTGACACGGTTCATAAAAAGCATGTAAGTTGTTTTCCGTTGCCTAAAAAGGCTTCCTTTATTTAGTAAACGGCCATTTTTTTCGCCGTAACTACCTTATTTTTGAAAAAAACAACGCTATGTTCAAAGCCATCCTTGTTGACGACGAACGCATGAGCCTTGAAGTTCTGGCCATCAAATTGCGTAAAGTTGCCCCTGAAATCAACATCTTAAGCACTTTCCAGTCGCCAGAAGAGGCGGTTGTGGGTATTCGACAACTAAAACCTGACGTGCTTTTTTTGGACATTGAAATGCCGCTGATGGATGGTTTTACGCTTTTACGCCAATTAGAACCTTATTCTTTTGAAGTTATTTTTACCACGGCCTACAACCAATACGCCATTGAAGCCATTCGTCAGAGTGCGCTGGATTTTTTATTGAAGCCCATTCGGGAAATTGAACTCAGCTCCGCACTGCAACGCCTTGAAAAAAAGCGCTACAATCAACAGACATCTCACAACGAAAGCCTAGCTTTGTCTTCGTTACAATTCAATAAAATCGCCATTCCCTCCTTGAAAGGCGTCACTTTTGTACCCATTCAAGACATTGTTTGGCTCGAATCAGACAGTAATTATACCGTATTTCACCTCGCCGCCAACGGAGCGCCCCCTCGTAAACTGGTGGCATCGCGCACGCTCAAAGAATTTGAACAGATACTTGCCTCCGCTCACTTTTTACGCGTCCACCGTTCGGCTTTGATTAACCTATTGCGGGTCAAAGAATACGTACGCGGAGAAGGCGGCACTGTGCTGATGGACGACGGCTCAGAAGTAGAAATTTCACGGAATGAGAAAAAAGGATTTTTGGAAAAACTGGGGCTGTAATCTTTGTTCATTTACAGGATTATGTACTTTTATTCCTTCAAAACCACTTAATTCTGTTTTTTTATGCCGCAGTCACGTACTAATATTTCTTCTGGCTCTCCGTGGGAAGCCACCGTGGGGTATTCAAGAGCCGTCAAAATCGGCGCTGTTATTGAAATCAGTGGAACTGTCGCCGTTGAGGATGGTCAAGTAGTAGGATTAGAAGATCCCTACGTCCAAACCAAAGTTATTCTAAAAAAAATTGAGACCGTATTAATCGAAGCGGGCGCTTCGCTCAAGGATGTTGTCCGCACCCGTATTTTTGTGACGGATATTTCTCAGTGGGAAGCCGTTGGTCGGGCGCATGGTGAGTTTTTTGGAGAGATTCGGCCGTGTACTACGATGGTAGAAGTAGCTCGTTTAATTGCCCCCGAATACATGGTGGAAATTGAAACTACCGCGATTCTTGAAAATTAACCCCACCACCCTTTAAAACAAAGCGGGGGAAGCTTTCGCCTCCCCCGAATGTTTAAATATATTGACTACCTAGTTGCTTGGCATCCGCCACAAAATCTCTGACCCGCTGCTCTTCATCTATTTTACAAATCATCAGGACACCGTCGTTTTCGGCAATAATGTACCCGTCAAGTCCCTGTACCACCACCAGCTTATCTTTGGGCGTTTTAATAATGCAATTTCCTGTATTATAGAGCTTTATGTTTCCTTCAGTTGCATTTTGCTGCGCATCTTTTGGCGAAATATCGTAGAGAGATTTCCACGTTCCCAAATCTGACCAGCCAAAATCGCTTAAAACGACATAGACATTTTCGGCTTTTTCCATGATGCCCACGTCGATAGAAACGTTTCTACAAAGCATGTAAGCTTTATCAATAAACGTCTTTTCTTGATCGGTATAGTAATCCAATTCACCCGCCACAAAAACTTCCGCTACTTCGGGCAAATAAGCTGCAA encodes:
- a CDS encoding YheT family hydrolase codes for the protein MPVISTNTHRPPSWLPNGHYQSIYPALFRTVNPSYQRERLTTPDDDFLDIDWSFAKKNKTADKKETAKLPTTLPPLVILSHGLEGSSTRQYITGMVKFLTTNGFDCLAWNYRSCSGEINRQLRFYHSGETTDLEFVIQHALAKGYTEINLMGFSLGGNVTLKYVGENGANIHPAIKKAVAFSVPMDLLACSRNIEKPENKIYLWRFLKSLKPKVTAKAQQYPEHFDLNKWKYVKTFWDFDHVYTGPLHGFEGADDYYQKSSSKGFIHAAAIPTLIVNAVNDPLVPYQSLPADVIANMPNVWLELTQSGGHCGFRPDTFSHKDAYWSEVRALTFLTEP
- the mobA gene encoding molybdenum cofactor guanylyltransferase; translated protein: MNALILAGGRSTRMGTDKSLLTYHHQPQWRYLYELLTPYCSTVFISCRADQKDNFDSFPCLIDTREIGPLGGILSAFEHSPNEAWLVMACDMPLVAPETIAFLVNHRQSNQIATAFQHPETLFPEPLLTIWEPQSYQSIQAQFQQNRFSPLQILKKANVHLIPCPTPRWLQNINTPEDFKNTTGQ
- a CDS encoding LytR/AlgR family response regulator transcription factor, yielding MFKAILVDDERMSLEVLAIKLRKVAPEINILSTFQSPEEAVVGIRQLKPDVLFLDIEMPLMDGFTLLRQLEPYSFEVIFTTAYNQYAIEAIRQSALDFLLKPIREIELSSALQRLEKKRYNQQTSHNESLALSSLQFNKIAIPSLKGVTFVPIQDIVWLESDSNYTVFHLAANGAPPRKLVASRTLKEFEQILASAHFLRVHRSALINLLRVKEYVRGEGGTVLMDDGSEVEISRNEKKGFLEKLGL
- a CDS encoding RidA family protein, with amino-acid sequence MPQSRTNISSGSPWEATVGYSRAVKIGAVIEISGTVAVEDGQVVGLEDPYVQTKVILKKIETVLIEAGASLKDVVRTRIFVTDISQWEAVGRAHGEFFGEIRPCTTMVEVARLIAPEYMVEIETTAILEN